A region of Mauremys mutica isolate MM-2020 ecotype Southern chromosome 2, ASM2049712v1, whole genome shotgun sequence DNA encodes the following proteins:
- the GGCT gene encoding gamma-glutamylcyclotransferase: protein METPRLGGGLGVSTCGEDSFLHFAYASNLLRERILIKNISATFYAVANLQDFKLVFGSHQGKASSDWHGGTATIVQSPGDEVWGVVWKMNTSNLNSLDKQEGVEDGIYIPIEVNISTQEGKVLTCRSYQMNDCVCDLPSPQYKKVICMGAKQNGLPIAYQKKLEAIETNNYAGPVSIFEEIEATIKEKETTTQ from the exons ATGGAGACTCCCAGGTTGGGTGGTGGTTTGGGAGTTAGTACCTGTGGGGAGGACAGTTTCCTGCATTTTGCTTATGCCAGTAACCTGCTTCGGGAGAGGATCCTGATAAAAAACATATCTGCCACATTCTATGCTGTAGCCAACTTGCAG GATTTTAAACTCGTTTTTGGCAGTCATCAAGGCAAAGCAAGTTCTGACTGGCATGGAGGTACAGCTACCATTGTTCAAAGCCCTGGAGACGAAGTATGGGGAGTAGTATGGAAAATGAATACTAGCAATTTAAATTCGCTGGATAA GCAAGAAGGAGTTGAAGATGGTATTTACATTCCAATAGAAGTTAACATTTCAACGCAAGAGGGAAAAGTACTGACCTGTCGAAGTTATCAGATGAATGATTGTGTCTGTGAtctcccatcaccacagtataaAAAA GTTATCTGTATGGGTGCAAAACAGAATGGCTTGCCAATTGCCTATCAGAAGAAATTAGAAGCTATAGAAACAAACAACTATGCAGGACCAGTATCAATCTTTGAAGAAATTGAAGCTACTATTAAAGAGAAGGAAACAACAACTCAGTAG